AAATTAACAGCACTCTCACATGCCCATACTGACACAGCATATGATACCAAATGGTACAAAATTCTTGTAGTAGTAGTAGTTGTTATTTTAAAGAAATATTCAAAGGTAAAATACGACCAAACCAAATTGGAAACATGAGATAATTTAATTCACAAGGCAGCATCATATTCTTACCCTAACTTCCCTCCACCTTCCAATTTTGTTATAACAATAATGACATTCGTTATTACCATAATAAAAAAGAACAATTACTTTATATAAACCGGTATCAGGTTGGTATCGGACTAAATTTTGAATTTAGAATCTCTAATTTTTAGGTTGCAGTTCACAATTACAATTAGTTTGATTCGGGAGTTATTTCTGGCATTAAATAGGTTCAGTCTTCTACCGATCTCAATTGTGGAAGATCAAACAGTGATCCTCTCTACCAAATTCTGCGTTAATCACCATTGGACCAACTAACTATTGATAATTAGGATTATAATATTGTTGATACAATAGTCTACATTTTAATGTGATGGACTGATATTGCAATCACAATATTGTTGTTGTGGTAGCCTTCACAATTGCTTTAGACCACAATTGCAGTAGCAGTATAAATTGAAATTATATATTCGGCCACCATTAGAAATCTCATCAAAcgatttgttcatatttttctaattttttttatcaaagatcaaaatttcaaaatttcaaaactcAAGTTATTTTGTGGtatgtaataaaaaatttaacattaattattttttaataatatattttaaatatcttccaattaAAATTCATGTTGTTGCGGTCACAATACACATCACAACAACTGCAACAATGACTACAATCGCAACACCTGCCCACAACAAGTAAGTGCAATTCAAAAGCATGCCTCTTAGTAGTAAGATGAAAAAGACTTTTACCCTCTTATCAACCAAGTGCTTAGGTAGAAGAAATACCACTTTATGAAAATGCAAAGCATATAGTATATGTAGTTTGAAACAAGAAATTAACCCATATATAAATTAACCGATGTTCCAATAATCATAGCACTAATCCCTCATCTAAATACTATCTCTAAtaccaaataattaaaatttcacctaaaatgaaaactaaactttgatttacataaaaatgtataacaaTACTAAACCAAAAACTACTCACTAGGAATAGAAGACACAACATTCATCCTCATCTCCATGACTTTCTTATGTGAATTAGAATGCAAATAGCTCACAAAAGTTGGACTCTTAGCAGGCCTATACTCTGGTAACAACCTCCCAGATTTGTACCTCACACCACAAGCATTGCACAATGTCTTTGGTCCTAATGGTCCTGCCCTCCATTGTGGTGTCCTCTGTGACAAACAATGAGTGCATCTTCTTGTTGGAAGAACTGGATTTTGTCCATTGTTAACATCATTTTCAGCCTCAAAGCCCTCAAAATCAAACCTTTCCTTTTTGAGAACTTCCTTTTCAACAACCTCTGTGTCAATGTCTACTTTAGGTACAATGAGTTCACTGTCAGCTAACCAATAGGTTTGTTTTAGAAGAGGAGGGTCATAACATAGTGACTCATTTTGTGGGTTTAAGGTGTTTGATAAAATGCTCAAAGGGTCTTTTGGTCTTCTTGGAGCTGAAAGTCTCTTCCTTTTGCTTCTTGCTTTGCCTGGAACTGCAAAAGGTGACTCATTTTGTTGCTTTGGTTTGTTTGTTGTGTTTGAAGGGTTTGATGAAATGGTAGTAGTTGCTGTGTTTTGAGCATTTGAGGGTAACAAGACACAGCTTTGTGGGCTTGAGAAACAGTCTTCAACAAACACTGAAAGCCACTCCATTTCAACATTCACTTCCTACATAAATTGTTTggtcaaaatgcaaaatttagtcaaaacaataaaccaaagtACATGTTTAGGTTCATAGTGAAACTATGAAATTAAGGTAAGAAACATTGGTTTTGGTAAAAGTTACAATTTGGAGCTTTTACTCAAACCCTTCATTAAACCAAAAAACTTGAAAGGTACAAACTTTGTAAAGATATTGTtactcaaaacaaaacaaaatcaattttttcaaaCAATTAAAGAAAAATCTTATGTTAGTACTAGGACAAGATTAGGAAGGTGAAGTTTGAGAGAATTAAGAATAAAGTGAAACAAACACTAACCATGTTTTGAGCTGAAAAGAGGTCGTCAAGACTACTTGAAGGGTTGAGGAGTTTCTCTTGTTTGCAGTCACCAGAAATTGATACATTTTGGCAAACATCCATTTTCATAAGGTAAACAAGTTTTAGAGAATGGTGTATGAGTTTGAACCAACTCAAGAGAGGTGAGATAGAGAGAAGAAAGCTAAAATTGGTGGTGTCTAAGTTACAACTAAACCCTTGTCTCAATGCACCCTTTTTATTATGGTTCTTGGTTTTTTGTCGGCAGATTATTAAATTAaaggttaaaaagaaaaagaaatgaaatttgaatttatCACATAGTGATAAAAGAAAACATCACTGTCCCATGCAGACATAGACCAATCACTTTCTCTCATgtaacaataattaattaactttttGTTTACCCAAAAAACgtcatttatttcttttttaccatagtaaacttttttattttcacTAATGTGTTTTGGAAATTTGTTTGTTTAGAGGTTTGAAGAGAGATTGGTTATTAGATGGCTGTAGTTTAGCAGAGAGGAGTAAGCAGTACAAGTGGACAACAAGTAGAGGTCCCTCCCACTTTCACTTTTGATTTGAAAACTTGTGAAAAAAGATGCATTGGGAGAGTCCAAGTCCAAGAAGGCACAGAACAGTGTACAGACTGTTTCTGTTCTGGTAAGTCTTTGCAGTTACAGATTCATTAAAAATGTTACTAtcattcagattctgattcttcttaaATCTTTATACTTTTTTGACAATCTGTGTTCCTGCTCTGCATTAAGGGTAGGGTACATTGCATTTTAGTCTAATGCTATTCACTTCTTTTTACATTCACTTTATTCAACATATGGCTACAAATACATGTTACAATTAGTTTAATTTGAGtagagatcctctccatttctcaaaagaaatgaagATTGTCATTACTAAAGCTTTGGAGaataatacatttatattatttataagtgtgacatctattttatatattttgatatttttacaaTGCAAACATTGGTAATTGCATTCTCCATTTCTTtgaagaaatggagaggatctcaactcgtttaatttgtgtttttttcttcttaaataGTATGTTAAAATAGTTGCAGTCATCCAAAACTTCTTGTTATGTAGGAATAGAAATGATTTGAATTCGAATTGATAGTAGAGGTGAATTGAATTCGAATTGATAAGAGTTACTTCAATTCGGGTTTTATGTTaccatttgttttaaattgatttaGATGTTAAGTCCATGAATAAGTCTATTTGATTTGTTTGTCTAGaatgtatgattaaaaaaaatcaatataaaaaatttgaaatatttaaccattttaaataaattatttttaaaaaagataaaattaaaatagaataaaagttATCTCAAAGATATAAAGGATTAACAGAAAATACAAAGATTAAGTAATGTTCAAAAGAGTTATTTTTGTATGGAGAAtacttatatataattttttaggtGTGATTAGTacaattttctaataaaaatatgacaagtatATAATATTCTTACACATatacaattttctttattttcactACTTAAATGATGTCAAAGTAGATTTATCGTATTTTTATTGACAAATAGCTTAAATCACGTCTAAAAAAATTATAGGTAAGTATGTTTTTTTGGTATAGTCACAATTCCAAATATAGTTCTCCTAGGCACATTCACAAAACAATTTTTTCtactttttataattttttcttattacaagaataataataaaacaattctTAAATCTACATTTTTGTGAGTGTGTTAAAAACTTATGCTCAAATTCTTGTGATCATGGAAGACTTGCTACGTTTAAAACTGACATGTAGTTggccacaaatatatatatatatatatatatatatatatatatatatatatatatatatatatatatatatatatatatatatatatatatatatatatatatatatatatatatatatatatatatatatatatatatatatatatatatatatatatatatatatatatatatatatatatatatatatgtttttttttttaaagtctaAGTGTTCAtatatatttgaataaaaaactaatcatattatatataaaaactacagataaaaaaagaataaaatattattctttaataaattaaatttttcatATACTTTAAATTTGTTCATATTCTTTATTATTAGAATATTTATGTAGTAACAAGCAATACACAAGTTTGATGACAATATTATTATGTGAGTTCATCTACTATACTCCCACATACATATTATAATGAGATACACCGTCTAAATTATCGGCTCTGCTACCACTATTGAatcatcataaaaaatatttatgttgGGACAAGAGCAACATACAAGTGAGAGAAACACCACATATTCACCTAAAATAGGAGTAAAATGATAGGTGTATGGATCCTTTCAGTCATAAAATGTTcaactttcatttttttaaattggaTAATGCTAACATGTGCTCTTTGGGCACATGTTAAAAGTtaaagggaaaagctaacatgtgccccaagggcacaggTTAATGAATTATTTATAGTAATATTTTCTTGAAACGCGTGCATTTAATGTATCGaaattttaaatatgactttattgcatttaattacatttaacattttctaattatagtatccttaacatgtgccctaagggcacatgttagcatgacccaaagttaaatgtgaaaaaaatttcttaataattctacattattttcattaaaaattaataattaatatatttattacgtTTTTCAATACAAAATTTCTATATTTAAGTTTCTTAGCATGTGTTCTAAGGGCATATTTTTCACGTCTTATAGGACAAGCAtttacataataaataattatagagattaaaggtagtgcactgacaatgtaaaaaaattttacactgtcatccaatagaaacaaatcgttttgccatgtcatataagtttttttaaaattacagtctgacttgtcctgattcatggtcgtgattggttgacagtgtaaaacttttttacactgtcagtgcatcacccattttctcataattatatatataaattttataataataaaagttTATATTAGCtgttttcatatattattttgaaaataatatgaaAGTAAATTGAACGGTATAATATTACATAAATTTTATAACTTTAAAATTACTttacaaattttattaaaataaattcaaatatatttatatacataaAAAGAATATCTAGTTATTTTCAAATGAAAATAAATTGACTATTCAGTTAGAGTTAATGTGAActcttgtatttatttatttcagcTCTAAAAATTAATGTAGtagtattaaattttttaagattaagttttaatattatttactgTAATCTTCTCAATTTTGATGAATTAATTAGTCTCATAGAGAATACtcaattgatattttaaaaataattatatttattactacATATTGTGTTACATAAACCTATATAGGATTAGTAACTATTTTTTGAAATGGATTTAGGATATGTTTGATATAAATAGTGATTGACGGGTAAGTTAGCTGATAGTTTATAATTGATGagagataattaattatttatacttTATAGCGGATGACTGATAAATGATAaattaattgaagtgtttggtaaaattaacagTTTAACGAActtataacataaaaaaatatttaacatataattattttatattaaattaaaataaattatagatgataaaaatgagtttttgttaaaataataaaaataaaaaaggaaaaaaagtgaaattataagttaaaatactatttgaaattatttatgaaaaataaatataaactagtaaaataaaatataatatgaatttataatttataagatGTGTCTTAACTCTTAACGAACAGgtcttaaaagtttttttttttatattttacattaagtttttttttttatattttacattaAGTTTTTTTTCCTACGTGGTTCAAAAAATACCCACCTTCAATATGATTTATAATTGATTGCTTGATgataaaataatttcaatttttctaaaataaaaggaataaaaaatcCACCACAATAGACTACATGTGCATGATTAATCTTATGGTGGGTCCAAAGTTGGATGAGTAtttaatgataatgaaaatgaaaatgaatgaTATAGCTTCAAATTCAATTTGGTTTGAATAAGTAAGTAACCACTCAAGTTACCGCCAAGTACTTTGAAAACGAAATATCAACATTCACACGATGCATGCCTTCACACTACAATTATGAGTAATGCCTTAAAGTGGATCCTATAGTGGgataattgattttaaatgaaatgatttttttaatataattttaaataattttgattaaaaagtataaattgattttttttaatgagaagtgaagaataataaaataaaaggcaTAGTAAAAAAATAATGAAGGGGGTAATATTTCTTCCTAGTTTGATTGGGAATGGGACAATTGAAGGACACCATAAGCAATAATTTGAGCACATGAAGCGTGGGTAAGGACAAGGGATACAATGAAGGCAATATTTGAATAAACAATAATGTTGTAGTAATAAAGGCAAACGTTCCCCACCAATATGGATATGTAAGAAACTTGTTGGATTCTTTCTATCATCCATCATCACTCTACTCAAATACATTCTCACATGCATCTTTCAATTcaaaccaccaccaccaccaccttcttctctttctatccccttcactttattttaaccacTAACTAAGTTTCATTATATTAGTGCTAGGACCAAAGATTTTAAATAACGGTCGCGTTGCAGTggcgtaatttttttttattttgatctgTATAAGTATTATAATATTGATTGTCATCGTTGCGGTGTAAATTATGTACAGTTTATTCATTATCATAAAAATGGTATTGACACAATCAACATTATAATAGTTTTTAATGTGGTCGTTTTTGTGGTATATGCATAGGATTATTAGAAAAAACGTTAAACCAAATCAAATTGATTAGTGAACCGACCTGTGTTGCACAAACATTCATAAAACTGAACTAAATGACAAAtagattgaaaaataaaatgttaaaaataaatttaaattttttattaaaaagaatctAAAAAGAATTTTAACCGTTTGATTCTTTAACAaatgatttaatttaaaaaacataatGATTTTGTATGTTTTAGAATTCTGAACGAAAATaccaaattaattattttgatataattcaattctaaataaattaaaatagttcGATTTaatttggatggattttattaTGATTCAatttagtttgtttttttttaactttaacaaCTATATTAATGCTTATAGATTTTGTACAAAATGGAGGGAAAATTATACCCCATTACCATTTTCTCTTCACTTAATGATGAAAGTATGAGTAAGTAACTATAATTGGAAACTACTTTAGTTAAGTTACCTCACTTGTGTTGTATGTATGTAAGGTGGGTTATAAGTACATGAATGCATGAAGAAATAGTGAAACCTTCCCAAATTGTGAAGATGTAATTAAATAGCATAACTACTATCACATGTTAGTGTTTTTTGGGTTACACCACACATGTTAGTATATTAATTGATTGCCGTACTTGTACATTATAGTTGGgaaatataaagaaaatgatATTTGGCAAATGGGCATGTGTGGAGTTGTACACTTTGTACTTTATGATAAAAGCATGAATAAGTCTTTAACTAGAGGTTGAGTCTAACACAAGAAGTTAGAGTTTAGATTATCACATATGGTGAAGTAGTTTGAATCTTGActatgaaagttatttacattttatatttgacattttaatcatatttatcCTTACACAAGAGTAAGTTATATATGTATATCTAAATCTTTTAACATTAATAAAAATGTTGCATTTGTTGTTAAATATATGAGCTTCTAGGATACCAAGCCTTACGTTTTAACTAAGTATTTAATGGTATTTTTACTAAGTAGTATAAGTTCATATCATGGTATAACTATTAAACTCTAactattatataataataataataataataataataataataataataataataataataataataataataataataataataataataataataataataataatgttactATCTTATTTTTACTAAAGTTAAAAAAAAGTATGAATAAAAGAAATACATAAGAAAAGACAGGGACAAGTAACTAACctatcaataaaaaattaataaaataaaaaaattaattaaatcaaacttATCTCTTATGATATCATTCTTGGCATAAATTGGGATAGAGTTCTATCAAATCTTATCTTGAATGTAAAAACTTGCAACATCACTTAttatataaaactttaaaaaGAGTCGTTTCAATCCTAGAATAGAAGTTGTTGTTATAAGTGAATTCAATCAATGGCAAGTAAGTATCTTAACTACCTTCTTGTTCCAAAACTCAAGCTCCCAACAAGTCATCTAATGAATGGGTAGTTCTTTCTATCTGATCTTCCGTCTGTGGATGGTAAGCAaaactcaacctcaatttagttCTCAAGGTTTCCTACAAGCTCTCCCAATACCTTGACGAGAACCTCAAATCTCTATCTGAAAAGATACTCAAAGGAATTCCATGCAGACTAATAATCTTCTCGATATAAACCTGCAAAGGACAACTGATCTTTATCAGAATAAAATTAGCCAACTTAGTAAATATATCTACAACaacccaaatcgaatcacttCCTTTTGAGGTATTTGAAAAAATCGttacaaaatccatagaaatgctaccTCACTTCCACTCATGAATACTCAACGGTTACATCAACCCAGACGACttttgatgctcaatctttgacttctgccaAGACAAACAAGAAATCACAAATTTAGTTACTCGCCTTTTATACCTGGCCACTAAAACATCTTTTTcaggtcttgatacattttagtagctccGAGATTAATACTTAAACTACTTTTGTGAcattcctcaagaattctcttctTAAGCTCTAGCAAGTCTGGTACACAAAATCTATCTCAGAATCTCATAATCTCATTCTAGTCTACTTTAAaatcttcatctttaccttaattgaTCAACACCAAACGACCGATCAATCTCAAATCCAATATCTGACCTTCTTTGATCTCTTCAAGTACACtactagtcaacttcaacatacccaacttcACATTATTAGGACATCAATTTGCACACCAAGCTAAGATCTCTAAAatgctcaatcaaatccaattctcaggCCATAAGCATCAACATATATATgtaaagacttcctactcaagtCATCTGCTACGACATtggctttaccaggatggtaactcAAACCAAAATCACACTCCTTCAAAAATTCAAGTCATATCCTCTTCTTCTTATTCACTTCCTTCTCATAAaataaatacttcaaactcttgtgatcgctGAACACTTCAAACTTAGATCCAAACAGGTAATGTCTCCAAAcgttcaacacaaacaccacttcTGAACCTTGGCTCCCCACTTCTGAACCTCAGACACGTGACCGTTCCCCACTTCTAAACACGCGACACACCTCTTTCACATCACTGACTTGTATGATTCATGGAATACAATAAtataatacaacaacaacaacattatggTTCCCCTTATAACCATAAACAACATGTCATAGCGCATTAATAGTAGTTCTCACTTCTGAACTACGCATCTCAACACAAACAATCTTCATTATATGCACATCATTTAATTATTTCGCAACAACACAACTCCCCACCAAAAcgattaatttaactattatttcacatttatattaattcatttaattaattaaattcactaAAATACAACAAATAATAGTCAAATATCGATCCTACTACAAAGCTACACAGAAAAACGGAACTGATTGCTCAAAATCCATCCACTGACAAGGTGACAATTAACTCGTCAACTGGGTGACGATCGTCACCCAGTCTGTTGTCCCGACACACACGCGCCCATCATCCCTTGACGGTCGGCAGAGAAAACCACCCAGAGACCGTGATGATATCTCTGTCATAGCGCTTACAACTGTCAACTACTTTAGACACATGACGGTTAGCCCATCACGCTCATGACGATCGTCACACTGTTAACAAAACTAGAAACTGGGTTTTGCGTATCAGAGCTCATTTGAGGCTCCAATTCCGATTCTAGCAACCCAATTCAAACAGAAAATTATGGATACATGCTATATACTATTTAAACAACACATATTCATCAATtaacacatcatttttcatagGTTTCCAGGTTATGTTCAAACCTTGAAAATACAACCATGACAACACAAAATCCAGAACTCATATCAACACAACATGTATAAAAACCAACATATAACATAGCCCAAAATTATACATTAAATATGATAATTGGCATGAATTTCACACATTCATAAGAACTCATAACATACAACAATGGAGAATTCAACCTAGAGGAGGATGAGGATACCTCTTTACCCTTCATACAAATACACTTATATTCAAAGTATTTCCCCTATCCTTTACCCGATTTTCCATCAAAGCAATCAACAACTCTAGCTATGGTGATCCTCTTCTTCTCCCTTAAGTCCTCTTTGCCTCTTGTCTCCCAATTCTAAAAGTTTCTACATACTGCAAAAACTCCCTCAACCCTCACACTTTAGTATTTATATTATCCTAAGGATAATTAACCTTTTTTTCTCACTTTTTGGTTATTCCTCTTTTATCCCTCACTTATCTctattttccttctttttctaataattcaattttccaaaaaaaaactacTAATTTCTACTATTTCTTACTTATTTTAAATCTTTCTTCTATCACTTTAGTTATTTAAAATTCTAAATAACTCTAAATGATTCTAATAAACCCCCAAACATCACCTAACACATATCCaccaaaatatataaataaataaagcatCTTAAATcactttattaataaaataaaatgcaacaaaattcaattaaataattgaattgaatttggggtgttacaatatacAAGTCAACCATCTGTAGTAGAAGTTATGTCATCCAAAGGTCGCGTCTGATAGTGTGTAGCATATATCATCTACTGCAGTGCAATCAAGAAACACTCTTAACGACTCGATTCCCCGATTACCTCTGAGTGGGACGAATGCACAGACACATGGCAAATCTTCAGAGTAGTCATCCATATACGATCAACCGGAGATGCGATGAAAGTGATAGAGGATGCATGTTTGAAAATGATACAGATGAAATATTAGTAATGGTGTAACACAAGTTTTATGAAATATTAGTAATAGTAAAGGTGCAAATAGATTACCGTAAACAACACGCAACTTGTTCTCATTTGTCTAGTCTTTGAAATATAAGCTTCACCTAACTTCAAGTACATGTAAGTTAAACATGTGTCCCCCCAGTTATACTCATGAATCCGCTTTAAGTTAATGAAATATCTAAGGTAAACCACATCGATATAATAAGCACTGTTATCCACAAATATGGAAATGACAATCAAATACATGAGGTATGACCCAAGCGGTTTCTGTACATGTCCTCCAAAAATGCAAATCTAGTAATACACTTTTTGGTGTCATCCATCTCCTTTTGGACATCACCTGGATCAGCTCCCAAATAGGTAACCACCATCTCCAGTGCCTCAGGTCTACTACATATGGAGAGGTATAATAATCTTCCCCTGATTGGAAGATGTAGCAGGGATGATCATCATCCAGTGTGATGGACATCTCACTATGCCTCAGGTCTACTACATATGGAGAGGTATAATAATCTTCCCCTGATTGGAAGATGTAGCAGGGATGAACATCATTCAGTGTG
The Vicia villosa cultivar HV-30 ecotype Madison, WI linkage group LG6, Vvil1.0, whole genome shotgun sequence genome window above contains:
- the LOC131612303 gene encoding GATA transcription factor 4-like, coding for MKMDVCQNVSISGDCKQEKLLNPSSSLDDLFSAQNMEVNVEMEWLSVFVEDCFSSPQSCVLLPSNAQNTATTTISSNPSNTTNKPKQQNESPFAVPGKARSKRKRLSAPRRPKDPLSILSNTLNPQNESLCYDPPLLKQTYWLADSELIVPKVDIDTEVVEKEVLKKERFDFEGFEAENDVNNGQNPVLPTRRCTHCLSQRTPQWRAGPLGPKTLCNACGVRYKSGRLLPEYRPAKSPTFVSYLHSNSHKKVMEMRMNVVSSIPSE